One window of uncultured Trichococcus sp. genomic DNA carries:
- a CDS encoding response regulator transcription factor: MVKLLIADDNKQITSILKEYSEKDGYEAVVAYDGEQALQEFEKGKFDLILLDVMMPKKDGFEVCREIRKVSSVPIIMVTARGEDFERIMGLDIGADDYIVKPFSPGEVMARIRAILRRLDQTPDNQDHHKLYVHEDLEIRLDEFIVKISGQQIHLTKKEIELLWILATNTNKVFSRDNLLDSVWGYDYFGDNRTVDSHIKRLRAKVDQIPHPSWDIKTVWGVGYKFEVSSDEI, encoded by the coding sequence ATGGTAAAGCTATTGATTGCGGATGATAATAAACAGATAACATCCATATTGAAGGAGTATTCAGAAAAGGATGGCTACGAGGCGGTCGTCGCCTATGATGGCGAACAGGCGCTGCAGGAATTCGAGAAAGGTAAATTCGATCTGATTCTGCTGGATGTGATGATGCCGAAAAAGGATGGCTTCGAAGTGTGCAGGGAAATCCGGAAAGTTTCCTCGGTTCCCATCATCATGGTGACCGCCAGAGGGGAAGATTTTGAACGGATCATGGGATTGGACATCGGCGCAGACGACTACATCGTCAAGCCTTTTTCGCCGGGTGAAGTGATGGCGCGCATCCGGGCGATCCTGCGGCGGTTGGATCAGACGCCGGACAATCAGGACCATCATAAACTCTACGTCCATGAAGATTTGGAGATCCGATTGGATGAGTTCATCGTAAAGATCTCCGGGCAGCAAATCCATCTCACGAAAAAAGAGATCGAGCTGCTTTGGATTTTGGCGACGAACACGAACAAGGTGTTCAGCCGCGACAATCTGTTGGACAGCGTCTGGGGCTACGACTATTTCGGAGATAATCGGACGGTGGACTCGCACATCAAACGGCTGCGGGCAAAAGTCGATCAAATACCTCATCCATCCTGGGATATCAAAACCGTTTGGGGCGTCGGCTACAAATTTGAGGTGAGTTCGGATGAAATATAA